In a single window of the Flavobacterium sp. W4I14 genome:
- a CDS encoding AraC family transcriptional activator of pobA (product_source=KO:K18954; cath_funfam=1.10.10.60; cog=COG2207; ko=KO:K18954; pfam=PF12833; smart=SM00342; superfamily=46689,51215), producing the protein MKQAETVIDFYNRLPSHAPIDVPLDNAGIGHINVFTRDNCALVSPYSRRDFYKVSLIIGKGKIYYADKWIQIDQPALLFSNPIVPYSWEADSDQQSGWYCLFTEDFIQHSERVNNLRDSPLFKVGCNPVFFPDEVQLHEISAIFQKMQAEMHSTYPHKYDVLRSYLHLLIHEAMKNNPATNFHTYANASSRVSALFLELLERQFPIDSPTLILKLKNPADYADALSVHINHLNRSVKAVTGKTTSALIAARIVKEAKALLQHTDLNIGDVAYSLGFEYPSYFTLFFRKHTGSAPTKLRETV; encoded by the coding sequence ATGAAACAAGCAGAGACCGTTATCGATTTTTACAACAGGCTGCCAAGCCATGCTCCCATAGATGTTCCGCTCGATAATGCTGGCATTGGCCACATAAACGTGTTCACAAGAGATAACTGCGCCTTAGTAAGTCCATATAGTCGCCGCGATTTTTATAAGGTTTCTCTTATCATTGGTAAGGGAAAGATCTATTATGCGGATAAGTGGATACAGATCGACCAACCTGCACTGCTATTTTCAAACCCTATTGTGCCATATTCCTGGGAAGCAGACTCAGATCAGCAATCGGGCTGGTATTGTCTTTTTACCGAAGATTTTATTCAGCATAGCGAACGGGTAAATAACCTTCGGGATTCACCTTTGTTTAAGGTGGGCTGTAATCCGGTGTTCTTCCCAGATGAAGTTCAATTGCATGAAATTTCGGCCATATTCCAGAAGATGCAGGCAGAAATGCACTCCACTTATCCGCACAAGTACGATGTACTGCGTAGCTATTTGCACCTGTTGATTCATGAGGCGATGAAAAATAATCCGGCCACAAATTTTCATACCTATGCCAATGCCTCTTCGAGGGTTTCTGCCTTATTTCTTGAACTGCTGGAAAGACAGTTTCCAATTGATTCTCCTACGCTTATACTCAAACTGAAAAACCCTGCCGATTATGCCGACGCTTTATCCGTACACATCAATCACCTCAACCGTTCTGTAAAAGCGGTAACCGGTAAGACCACAAGCGCTCTAATCGCTGCCCGAATCGTTAAAGAGGCGAAGGCACTATTGCAGCATACCGACTTGAATATCGGTGATGTGGCCTACAGCCTGGGCTTTGAATACCCTTCATATTTTACACTATTCTTTAGAAAACACACCGGTTCAGCACCGACTAAACTGAGAGAAACTGTTTGA
- a CDS encoding ketosteroid isomerase-like protein (product_source=COG3631; cath_funfam=3.10.450.50; cog=COG3631; ko=KO:K06893; pfam=PF12680; superfamily=54427), translated as MENQSKQTVIEFLASVKAVDLEKIGQLLSPEVNWSQPGSNEISGLKRSQQEVFGMVGKMFEISGNTLQLNAYHSISLNGNRVACTLHWMAEKPSGEKLDVYNIDVYTVEHGKICNVEIFSADQVQEDGFWTN; from the coding sequence ATGGAAAATCAATCAAAACAAACAGTGATAGAATTTTTGGCCTCAGTTAAAGCCGTCGATCTTGAAAAAATTGGCCAACTGTTGTCTCCCGAGGTAAATTGGTCGCAGCCTGGCAGCAACGAGATCTCAGGCCTAAAACGTTCACAGCAGGAGGTATTCGGAATGGTAGGTAAGATGTTCGAGATTTCAGGTAACACATTACAGTTGAATGCTTATCATTCAATTAGCTTAAACGGCAACCGGGTTGCATGCACGTTGCACTGGATGGCAGAGAAACCCTCTGGAGAAAAACTCGACGTTTACAATATAGATGTTTACACAGTTGAGCATGGTAAAATCTGTAATGTAGAGATTTTTTCTGCTGATCAGGTGCAGGAGGATGGCTTCTGGACAAACTAA
- a CDS encoding ketosteroid isomerase-like protein (product_source=COG3631; cog=COG3631; ko=KO:K06893; pfam=PF12680; superfamily=54427) — protein sequence MKATESHNPIDVVLNYYSALGERNIEKIIAMFPEELDWYIPGDETIAPWLGTRNTCDQVREFFELLWQNTEAVSAMIDHIAVVGNVVISSGNFQTRMVKTNKVYKSLFFTEITIVEGLIVKYRLLEDTLGLVRALDDGL from the coding sequence ATGAAAGCAACTGAATCTCACAATCCTATCGATGTAGTTTTGAACTATTATTCTGCATTAGGTGAACGTAATATCGAAAAGATAATAGCAATGTTCCCAGAAGAGCTTGATTGGTATATTCCTGGAGACGAAACAATCGCGCCCTGGTTAGGAACCCGCAATACCTGTGATCAGGTACGGGAATTTTTTGAACTGTTATGGCAAAATACAGAAGCCGTTTCTGCAATGATTGATCATATAGCCGTTGTTGGAAATGTAGTAATTAGTTCGGGGAATTTTCAAACTCGGATGGTGAAAACAAACAAAGTTTATAAATCGCTGTTTTTCACCGAAATAACCATTGTTGAGGGATTGATCGTTAAATACAGACTATTGGAAGATACTTTGGGTTTGGTAAGGGCTTTGGATGATGGGTTGTGA
- a CDS encoding AraC-like DNA-binding protein (product_source=COG2207; cath_funfam=1.10.10.60; cog=COG2207; pfam=PF12625,PF12833; smart=SM00342; superfamily=46689,64356) gives MEHQIKNFISRLIGYAVQRDISAEKLLRASNITIDEMTASKNPLTAKQIDDVWFNAVSMTRDNLFGLHFGESLQLQALGIVGEIIKTSRTVGEAVTNAAPLAQIISASVELSIFRDDHHFSITFVPANRDWAQDTTEIQTVDLLMVLVIHELDGLLFKKLYPSSVSFARSLDNLEEYERVLRCRPEINAKTTQISFDIAYWNERIIRSKHEHQQVLLLEEGLWQNTHVSDQALKKRIYNYIWSNSYLKMVTLEDIACNFNLSPRTLQRKLKNEEINFQQLADEARKNLALMYLKDDALQIKEISTMLGYNEVSAFIRAFKRWTGAAPTDYQKNCTSPSRKIHTIF, from the coding sequence ATGGAACACCAGATTAAAAATTTCATATCAAGACTGATTGGTTACGCAGTTCAAAGAGACATATCGGCAGAAAAATTGCTCCGCGCCTCAAACATCACCATAGATGAAATGACCGCGTCAAAAAACCCGCTTACGGCTAAACAGATCGACGATGTCTGGTTTAATGCTGTCTCTATGACCAGAGACAACTTGTTCGGTCTTCATTTTGGGGAATCCTTACAGCTACAGGCATTGGGAATTGTAGGAGAAATAATAAAAACGAGCAGAACGGTAGGCGAAGCGGTAACTAATGCTGCTCCGTTGGCCCAAATCATCTCGGCGTCGGTAGAACTTAGCATTTTCAGGGATGACCATCATTTTTCGATAACATTTGTACCGGCCAACCGGGATTGGGCTCAAGATACAACTGAAATACAAACTGTTGACCTTTTAATGGTTCTGGTTATACACGAACTTGACGGGTTATTGTTTAAAAAGCTTTATCCAAGTTCGGTGAGCTTCGCCAGATCGCTGGATAACCTTGAGGAATATGAGCGTGTACTTCGTTGTAGGCCTGAAATAAATGCAAAAACCACTCAAATTTCATTTGATATTGCCTACTGGAATGAAAGAATTATAAGATCAAAACACGAGCATCAGCAAGTTCTGCTTTTGGAAGAAGGCCTCTGGCAAAATACGCATGTATCTGACCAGGCATTAAAAAAGCGCATCTATAATTACATATGGTCAAACTCTTATCTAAAAATGGTTACCCTGGAAGATATTGCATGTAACTTTAATCTCAGTCCACGTACGCTCCAGCGTAAATTAAAAAATGAGGAGATCAATTTTCAGCAGCTAGCTGATGAAGCCCGTAAAAATCTTGCTTTAATGTATCTGAAAGATGATGCTCTTCAGATAAAAGAAATATCTACCATGCTTGGCTACAATGAAGTAAGCGCATTTATACGTGCATTTAAACGATGGACGGGAGCGGCACCTACTGATTATCAAAAAAATTGTACCTCTCCTAGTAGAAAAATTCACACTATTTTTTAA